The Afipia massiliensis genome has a segment encoding these proteins:
- a CDS encoding substrate-binding periplasmic protein, with amino-acid sequence MILRMACLVVMLLSVLPLAQAEETTSAIPQRELVVGVKDAPPFAVKGADGAWSGLSVELWRQVAKAENLKYRFVEQKDMPQLIRETAAGNLDIAIGAITVTVDREKVLDFTQTYYSTGTGIAVPVVSVMNWGTLRRAMTSFNFLQAIVALIGLTLGAGILVWLLERRQNEYFGGGVTKGISSSVWWSTLAMTQRSSAEKGPQTILGRFVATIWLVVSVITIAVFTAGVTSVLTTSQIQGTITGVSDLASVRVGTVKGTSSEGDLIRRKLKFQPYETARDGLKALRAGRLDAFVYDKPLLAWAIRQGYASRLKLLDISIEAQNYAFAVPPDSPLRKMLSIAILDTIQKEEWTEARIRYLGEDSLSSP; translated from the coding sequence ATGATCCTGCGGATGGCCTGTCTGGTGGTCATGTTGCTCTCGGTCCTGCCGCTCGCGCAGGCGGAGGAGACGACATCGGCGATTCCGCAGCGCGAACTCGTGGTCGGCGTGAAGGATGCGCCGCCATTCGCCGTGAAGGGCGCCGATGGCGCGTGGTCGGGCCTCAGCGTCGAGCTCTGGCGTCAGGTCGCGAAGGCTGAGAATCTGAAGTATCGCTTCGTCGAACAGAAGGACATGCCGCAGCTGATCCGGGAAACGGCTGCCGGAAATCTCGATATCGCGATCGGCGCGATCACGGTCACCGTCGACCGCGAGAAGGTTCTCGATTTCACGCAGACCTATTATTCGACCGGTACGGGCATCGCCGTTCCGGTCGTGAGCGTCATGAACTGGGGCACGCTGCGCCGGGCGATGACCTCGTTCAATTTCCTGCAGGCGATCGTTGCGCTGATCGGGCTGACGCTGGGCGCCGGCATTCTCGTTTGGTTGCTCGAGCGGCGGCAGAACGAGTACTTCGGCGGAGGCGTCACCAAGGGCATCAGCTCCAGCGTGTGGTGGTCGACATTGGCGATGACGCAGAGATCGTCGGCGGAGAAGGGGCCGCAGACCATTCTCGGCCGGTTCGTCGCGACCATCTGGCTGGTGGTGTCGGTGATCACGATTGCGGTGTTTACGGCCGGCGTCACATCGGTGCTGACCACATCGCAAATTCAGGGGACAATTACCGGCGTCTCCGATCTGGCTTCCGTTCGCGTCGGCACCGTCAAGGGAACGTCGTCGGAGGGCGATCTCATCAGGCGCAAGCTCAAGTTTCAGCCCTATGAAACCGCCCGCGATGGTTTGAAGGCGCTGCGTGCGGGACGCCTCGACGCATTCGTCTATGACAAGCCGCTGCTGGCGTGGGCCATCCGTCAGGGTTATGCGTCGCGGCTCAAGCTGCTCGATATTTCCATCGAAGCGCAGAATTACGCGTTCGCCGTGCCGCCCGATAGCCCGCTGCGCAAGATGCTGTCGATTGCCATACTCGATACGATCCAGAAAGAGGAATGGACCGAGGCGCGCATCCGCTACCTCGGAGAGGATTCGCTGAGCTCGCCCTGA
- a CDS encoding carboxymuconolactone decarboxylase family protein, whose translation MKARLSPHKVAPEIMKALGALEAAVMASGLEKSLIELVKTRASQINGCAFCIHMHTRDARALGETEERLYVLSTWRESPLYTDRERAALAWTESVTLVSQTNVPDDVYEQLRGSFSDEEIVKLTMLVATINAWNRIAISFRFIHPVKTAAVA comes from the coding sequence ATGAAAGCGAGACTAAGCCCGCACAAGGTTGCGCCCGAGATCATGAAGGCGCTCGGCGCGCTTGAAGCTGCCGTTATGGCCAGCGGGCTGGAGAAATCGCTGATCGAACTGGTCAAGACCCGCGCCTCGCAGATCAACGGCTGCGCGTTTTGTATCCACATGCATACCCGGGATGCCCGCGCGCTGGGTGAAACCGAGGAACGGCTCTATGTGTTGAGCACCTGGCGTGAGTCGCCGCTCTACACCGATCGCGAACGTGCGGCGCTGGCCTGGACCGAATCCGTGACATTGGTGTCGCAGACCAATGTCCCCGACGACGTGTACGAGCAGCTTCGCGGCAGTTTCTCGGACGAGGAAATCGTCAAGCTGACCATGCTGGTGGCGACTATCAATGCCTGGAACAGGATCGCGATCAGCTTCCGGTTCATTCATCCGGTGAAGACGGCGGCTGTCGCCTGA
- a CDS encoding sensor histidine kinase, translating to MARSHAATTCVQSDSIKGLAQSIAKPAYHRLLIAEPALRRAVPTLIIAFLITICIGAFVQVIDQTRQKRASIKRDLSALADLLAERLDRAGPVRQDRAASAERLQSLLPGLVPSWGTAAGRHIIVTSPEQRIIARIPIDTPAENAGRILDVLSATSKLSVLGQTTVIEVELPGGPRALATQRTVKSLPGQVIVVQEQVESPWRSDAALQITLSATTGFVVLILGFAFHWQSTRAREGDLINDAVRSRIDTALNRGRCGLWDWDLSRGRIFWSQSMFELLGLESRSDLLTFGEVNALVKSDDIDLFHIADQLVSGNLDHIDQTFRMRHANGHWIWLRVRCELSQGQNGGGSHLIGIAVDITEQKSLAERTVEADLRLRDAIETIPEAFVLWDADNRLVLCNSHFKRLHKLPDSAVKQGTSYETVIEVGSMPEIRTRLPNSLAPGARTFEAQLEDGSWLNISERRTKDGGYVSVGTDITQIKLHEQKLIDNDMRLTANVIDLKRSQAELERQAQLLAELAQKYADEKNRAEEANQTKSKFLANMSHELRTPLNAIIGFSEVMGSGMFGALGSEKYQEYCHDIMTSGNYLLDVINDILDMSKIEAGRMKLDYEPLDLAQTLTESLRVVSGRAENKNLTVTADIRGAIPIVADRRAMKQIAVNLLSNAVKFTPDGGKVTVRSRMRNGSIMLTIADSGIGIAPQSLAKLGRPFEQVESQLTKSYHGSGLGLAIAKSLANLHGGSMKLRSRLGVGTIVCVMLPCGHGEQAAPSIIAETSLQAASGKPRARRSGSLARAPQATRNPARRQPASAPAADPPQLFPV from the coding sequence ATGGCGCGTTCGCACGCAGCGACAACGTGTGTCCAATCCGATTCTATCAAGGGATTGGCACAGTCGATCGCGAAGCCGGCATATCACCGGCTGCTGATTGCGGAGCCTGCGTTGCGACGCGCCGTTCCCACCCTGATCATCGCCTTCCTCATTACTATCTGCATCGGTGCATTCGTCCAGGTCATCGACCAGACCCGGCAAAAGCGCGCGTCCATCAAGCGTGACCTCTCAGCGCTGGCCGACCTGCTGGCGGAACGTCTCGACCGCGCGGGCCCTGTTCGTCAGGATCGCGCGGCGTCGGCCGAGCGGCTTCAGAGCCTGTTGCCCGGCTTGGTCCCCTCATGGGGCACCGCCGCCGGCCGCCATATCATCGTGACCAGTCCCGAACAGCGCATCATCGCGCGCATCCCCATCGATACCCCTGCCGAGAATGCAGGGCGCATCCTCGACGTGCTCAGCGCCACGTCCAAACTCAGCGTTCTTGGGCAGACCACTGTGATCGAGGTCGAACTACCGGGCGGCCCCCGCGCCCTCGCCACCCAGCGCACCGTGAAATCGCTCCCCGGCCAGGTGATCGTGGTTCAGGAACAGGTCGAGTCCCCCTGGCGCTCCGACGCCGCACTACAGATCACGCTCTCAGCGACCACCGGCTTCGTGGTGCTGATCCTCGGCTTCGCGTTTCACTGGCAATCGACCCGCGCCCGCGAGGGCGATCTGATCAACGACGCGGTGCGCTCGCGGATCGACACGGCACTCAACCGCGGCCGTTGCGGCCTGTGGGACTGGGACCTGTCGCGCGGCCGGATTTTCTGGTCACAGTCGATGTTCGAACTGCTCGGGCTGGAAAGCCGCAGCGACCTGCTGACGTTCGGCGAGGTCAACGCGCTGGTGAAGTCCGACGACATCGACCTGTTCCACATCGCTGACCAGCTCGTCTCCGGCAACCTCGATCATATCGACCAGACATTCCGGATGCGCCATGCCAACGGACATTGGATCTGGCTGCGGGTCCGCTGCGAACTCAGCCAAGGCCAGAACGGCGGCGGCAGCCACCTGATCGGCATCGCGGTGGACATCACCGAACAGAAGAGCCTCGCCGAGCGAACCGTCGAGGCCGACCTGCGACTGCGCGACGCCATCGAGACCATCCCGGAAGCCTTCGTGCTGTGGGACGCCGATAACCGGCTGGTTCTCTGCAACTCGCACTTCAAACGCCTGCACAAGCTCCCCGACTCCGCCGTCAAGCAAGGCACCTCCTACGAGACCGTCATCGAAGTCGGCAGCATGCCGGAAATCCGCACCCGGCTGCCGAACTCACTGGCCCCTGGCGCGCGCACCTTCGAGGCCCAGTTGGAAGACGGCAGCTGGCTCAACATCAGCGAGCGCCGCACCAAGGACGGTGGCTACGTCTCCGTCGGCACCGACATCACCCAGATCAAGCTGCACGAGCAGAAGCTGATCGACAACGACATGCGCCTCACCGCGAACGTGATCGACCTCAAACGCTCGCAGGCTGAACTGGAGCGTCAGGCGCAACTGCTTGCCGAACTCGCGCAGAAATACGCCGATGAGAAAAACCGCGCCGAGGAAGCCAATCAGACCAAGTCGAAATTCCTCGCCAACATGAGCCACGAGCTGCGCACTCCGCTCAACGCCATCATCGGCTTCTCGGAAGTGATGGGCAGCGGCATGTTCGGCGCGCTTGGCTCCGAAAAGTATCAGGAGTACTGCCACGACATCATGACCAGCGGAAACTACCTGCTGGACGTCATCAACGACATCCTCGACATGTCGAAGATCGAAGCCGGGCGCATGAAGCTCGATTACGAACCGCTCGACCTCGCCCAAACCCTCACCGAATCCCTGCGCGTCGTCTCCGGCCGCGCCGAAAACAAGAACCTGACAGTGACCGCTGACATTCGCGGTGCGATCCCGATTGTCGCGGATCGCCGCGCCATGAAGCAGATCGCAGTGAACCTGCTGTCGAATGCAGTGAAGTTCACGCCCGACGGCGGCAAGGTCACGGTCCGCAGCCGGATGCGCAACGGATCGATCATGCTGACCATCGCGGACAGCGGCATCGGCATTGCCCCGCAGTCGCTGGCGAAACTCGGGCGGCCGTTCGAGCAGGTCGAAAGCCAGCTGACCAAGAGCTATCACGGCTCGGGCCTCGGGCTTGCCATAGCAAAGTCGCTCGCCAACCTGCATGGCGGATCGATGAAGCTGCGCTCGCGGCTGGGTGTCGGCACCATCGTCTGCGTGATGCTGCCGTGCGGACACGGCGAACAGGCCGCGCCCAGCATTATTGCCGAGACGTCCCTTCAAGCAGCTTCAGGAAAACCTCGCGCACGTCGTTCTGGGTCTCTCGCACGCGCGCCTCAAGCGACGAGAAATCCGGCGCGTCGCCAGCCCGCGTCAGCACCCGCAGCAGATCCTCCCCAGCTGTTTCCGGTTTGA
- a CDS encoding sensor histidine kinase — protein sequence MTAFGKLIRTTAFRLTLVYLLLFALFAASLLGYFAWNTRRMITEQITDTVNSELSELTEQYTRGGLRGLVTAVEGRALRPGANLYLVTTPQGQGVAGNVSSLEPGVMDHPGWAETFYKRLEETDTKSHYALVKVSQLSGGFRILVGRDLEERRRLFAIVAKAAQWSVLIVVVLGLGGGVFVARRVLRRIDAMTGTTQRIMAGDLSERLPVGRSGDEIDRLAENLNAMLERIEALMVGLKEVSDNIAHDLKTPLTRLRNRAEEALAKAGNEGEYRAALERTIDESDGLIRTFNALLMIARAESGQARDNMIDFDAAEVAHGIHELYEPLAEDKGLSLDVAADAATIHGNRELISQALANLVENAIKYGQPAGASAGNDPAASGAAAKTPDILIEAHREGDNVLLSVTDHGPGVPEADRQRAVERFVRLEASRTQPGSGLGLSLASAVATLHGGDLRLADSQPGLRVTLVIPSRGVEQKTV from the coding sequence GTGACGGCATTCGGTAAACTGATACGAACCACAGCGTTCCGGCTGACGCTGGTCTATCTGCTGCTGTTTGCGCTGTTCGCCGCGTCGCTGCTTGGCTACTTCGCCTGGAACACGCGGCGCATGATCACCGAGCAGATCACTGACACCGTCAATTCCGAACTGAGCGAGTTGACCGAGCAATATACGCGGGGCGGTCTGCGCGGACTTGTCACCGCGGTCGAGGGCCGCGCGCTGCGTCCGGGCGCGAATTTGTACCTCGTGACCACGCCGCAGGGGCAGGGGGTGGCCGGCAACGTGTCCTCGCTCGAACCCGGCGTGATGGACCATCCCGGCTGGGCGGAGACCTTTTATAAGCGGCTCGAAGAGACCGACACCAAGAGTCACTACGCGCTGGTGAAGGTGTCGCAGCTTTCCGGCGGTTTCCGGATTCTGGTGGGGCGCGACCTTGAGGAGCGGCGGCGGCTGTTCGCCATTGTCGCAAAGGCCGCGCAATGGTCGGTGCTGATCGTGGTCGTGCTCGGCCTCGGTGGCGGCGTGTTCGTCGCGCGGCGCGTGCTGCGCCGGATCGACGCGATGACCGGAACCACGCAGCGGATCATGGCGGGCGACCTGTCCGAGCGATTGCCGGTGGGCCGAAGCGGCGACGAGATCGACCGGCTCGCGGAAAATCTCAATGCCATGCTGGAGCGCATCGAGGCGCTGATGGTCGGCCTCAAGGAAGTGTCCGACAACATTGCCCACGATCTCAAGACGCCGCTGACGCGGCTTCGCAACCGCGCCGAGGAGGCGCTGGCGAAGGCGGGCAACGAAGGTGAATACCGCGCAGCGCTCGAGCGCACCATCGACGAGTCCGACGGCCTGATCCGCACCTTCAACGCGCTGCTGATGATCGCGCGCGCCGAATCCGGTCAGGCCCGCGACAACATGATCGACTTTGACGCGGCCGAAGTGGCCCACGGCATCCATGAACTTTATGAGCCGCTCGCCGAGGACAAGGGCCTGTCCCTCGACGTCGCGGCTGACGCCGCGACCATTCACGGCAACCGCGAACTGATCAGTCAGGCGCTGGCCAATCTGGTCGAGAACGCCATCAAATATGGCCAGCCCGCTGGCGCGTCCGCGGGGAACGACCCCGCCGCATCCGGCGCCGCCGCAAAAACTCCCGATATTCTGATCGAGGCGCACCGGGAAGGGGACAATGTTCTTCTCAGTGTCACGGACCACGGGCCAGGTGTCCCGGAAGCCGACCGCCAGCGCGCGGTCGAGCGGTTTGTCCGGCTGGAGGCCAGCCGCACCCAGCCCGGATCGGGGCTCGGTTTGAGTCTGGCATCGGCTGTCGCGACGTTGCATGGTGGCGACCTGCGACTCGCGGACAGCCAGCCGGGGCTGCGCGTGACGCTTGTGATCCCGAGCCGGGGCGTGGAACAGAAGACTGTATGA
- a CDS encoding zinc-binding dehydrogenase yields the protein MKAYVYGANGAAITDVPKPSLKGTQVLVKVHACGMNRADLGMIKGHVHGAAGGVGTVLGMEWAGEIVELGPDAKGLTIGDRVMGSGPGGYAEYAVTDHGRLFPIPASMSFEQAATLPIALSTMHNAVVTNGALQPGQTVLVQGASSGVGLMAQQIAKLKGAKLVIGSSTDAARRAQLTAHGADMAIDSNDPAWVDQVLKATGGAGVDIIIDQVSGKLANQNLAATKVLGRIVNVGRLGGTHGDFDFDLHAARRIQYIGVTFRTRSIEEIRDIFAKVKQDIWPAVESGKLKLPIDRVFAFGDIAQAVDYMSANRHFGKIVLKL from the coding sequence ATGAAGGCTTATGTTTACGGCGCGAACGGCGCCGCGATCACCGATGTGCCGAAGCCCTCCCTGAAGGGCACGCAGGTTCTGGTGAAAGTCCACGCCTGCGGCATGAACCGCGCGGATCTCGGCATGATCAAGGGCCATGTTCACGGTGCAGCCGGCGGCGTCGGCACTGTGCTTGGCATGGAGTGGGCGGGAGAGATTGTCGAACTCGGCCCCGATGCAAAAGGCCTCACCATCGGCGACCGGGTGATGGGCTCCGGCCCCGGCGGCTACGCGGAATATGCGGTGACCGATCACGGCCGCCTCTTCCCTATTCCGGCGTCCATGAGTTTCGAGCAGGCGGCCACGCTGCCGATCGCCTTGTCCACGATGCACAATGCCGTGGTCACCAACGGCGCACTCCAGCCGGGCCAGACCGTTCTGGTGCAAGGCGCGAGTTCAGGCGTCGGATTGATGGCGCAGCAGATCGCGAAGCTCAAGGGCGCAAAGCTGGTGATCGGATCGTCTACGGATGCTGCACGCCGTGCGCAACTCACCGCCCATGGGGCAGATATGGCAATCGACTCCAACGATCCGGCGTGGGTCGATCAGGTCCTGAAGGCCACCGGCGGCGCAGGCGTCGATATCATCATCGATCAGGTCTCCGGCAAGCTCGCCAATCAGAACCTCGCGGCAACGAAAGTGCTCGGCCGCATCGTCAATGTCGGGCGGCTCGGCGGCACTCACGGCGATTTCGATTTCGATCTGCATGCTGCGCGCCGCATCCAGTACATCGGCGTGACCTTCCGCACCCGTTCGATCGAGGAAATTCGCGACATCTTCGCGAAGGTCAAACAGGACATCTGGCCCGCGGTGGAATCCGGCAAGCTGAAGCTACCGATCGACCGTGTGTTCGCGTTCGGCGACATCGCGCAGGCTGTGGACTACATGTCGGCAAACAGGCATTTCGGCAAGATTGTCCTCAAGCTCTGA
- a CDS encoding response regulator transcription factor, with product MVTQSSAAQIQTESQMRLLIVEDDRESADYLVKAFREVGHVADHASDGEEGLALAESGEYDVLVIDRMLPKRDGLSIIGTLRGKGNHTPALILSALGQVDDRIKGLRAGGDDYLPKPYSFAELLARVEVLSRRHGGPSEETTYRVGDLELDRLSHQVKRGSTEITLQPREFRLLEYLMKHAGQVVTRTMLLENVWDYHFDPQTNVIDVHISRLRSKIDKGQDKPLLHTIRGAGYMVRDGIR from the coding sequence ATGGTGACACAAAGTTCCGCTGCTCAAATCCAGACCGAATCACAGATGCGACTGCTCATCGTTGAAGACGACCGCGAGTCGGCCGACTATCTCGTGAAGGCGTTTCGCGAGGTCGGTCATGTTGCCGACCATGCAAGCGACGGCGAGGAGGGTCTCGCGCTCGCCGAGTCCGGCGAGTACGACGTGCTCGTGATCGACCGCATGCTGCCCAAGCGCGACGGGCTGTCCATCATCGGCACCCTGCGAGGCAAGGGCAATCATACCCCCGCGTTGATCCTGTCCGCGCTCGGCCAGGTCGACGATCGCATCAAGGGCCTGCGCGCAGGCGGCGACGATTACCTGCCGAAACCTTATTCATTCGCGGAATTGCTGGCGCGCGTCGAGGTGCTGTCGCGCCGTCACGGCGGTCCGTCCGAGGAGACGACCTATCGTGTCGGCGATCTCGAACTCGACCGGCTTTCGCATCAGGTTAAGCGTGGCTCTACCGAGATCACGTTGCAGCCGCGCGAATTCCGGCTGCTGGAATACTTGATGAAACATGCGGGGCAGGTCGTGACCCGCACCATGCTGCTCGAAAACGTATGGGACTATCATTTCGATCCGCAGACCAACGTGATCGACGTGCACATCTCGCGGCTGCGCTCCAAGATCGACAAGGGGCAGGACAAGCCGCTGCTGCACACCATTCGTGGCGCCGGATATATGGTTCGTGACGGCATTCGGTAA
- a CDS encoding enoyl-CoA hydratase-related protein has protein sequence MSVTDEQPVLLKVDGPITRIVFNRPKVLNALNVAAAEAFLAACKGVAADKGNRVVIIAGEGRAFMAGGDISAFAGPAEEVRKRVPTIMEPLHEGLEILAGLPQPVIASLHGPVAGAGMSIALSTDLAIAADTAIFTLAYSKLGTSPDGSSSWSLPRLVGLRKAMEIALLSDVYDAPEALRLGLINRVVPAADLASETDKLARRLADGPTFALGKAKALLRGSLDNSLHDQMEAEAVAFGACIGTADFAEGVGAFLAKRQPTFKGK, from the coding sequence ATGTCAGTGACCGATGAACAGCCGGTGCTTCTGAAGGTCGATGGGCCGATCACCCGCATCGTTTTCAACCGCCCGAAAGTGCTGAACGCGCTCAACGTGGCCGCCGCGGAGGCATTTCTCGCCGCCTGCAAAGGCGTGGCTGCGGACAAAGGAAATCGCGTCGTCATCATCGCAGGCGAGGGCCGCGCCTTCATGGCGGGCGGTGACATCTCTGCGTTTGCGGGACCGGCGGAAGAAGTTCGCAAGCGTGTGCCGACGATCATGGAGCCGCTGCATGAAGGTCTCGAAATTCTGGCGGGGCTGCCGCAGCCGGTGATCGCGAGCCTGCACGGGCCCGTGGCCGGGGCGGGCATGAGCATCGCGCTTTCCACGGATCTCGCCATTGCTGCCGATACCGCGATTTTCACGCTGGCTTATTCGAAGCTCGGCACCAGCCCGGACGGATCGTCGTCGTGGTCGCTGCCGCGGCTCGTCGGCCTGCGCAAGGCGATGGAGATCGCGCTGCTGTCGGACGTCTATGATGCGCCGGAGGCGCTCCGGCTCGGTCTGATCAATCGCGTCGTGCCGGCGGCCGATCTGGCGAGCGAAACCGACAAGCTGGCGCGCCGTCTTGCCGACGGACCGACTTTCGCGCTTGGAAAAGCCAAGGCGCTGCTGCGGGGTTCGCTGGACAATTCACTGCACGATCAAATGGAGGCCGAGGCGGTGGCGTTCGGTGCGTGCATCGGGACTGCGGACTTCGCGGAAGGTGTCGGCGCGTTTCTTGCCAAGCGGCAGCCGACCTTCAAAGGCAAGTGA
- a CDS encoding cation diffusion facilitator family transporter, whose translation MSAVKQRVAVISIAASASMAAVKFAVGVAIGSIALISEALHSSVDLIATVVTWIVVRVSDKPADAEHHYGHGKLESLSALGVIALLYILAGGIVVESYSRLREGVAPPTLTALPFVVLVVDIVVNFWRARALHRTAMETKSQALEADALHFASDVLGSFAVIIGLGLAAFGYAWGDAGAAIAVAVLISILGLRLGKTTIETLLDRAPEGASEKAEAAIRAIPGVVDVERLRVRMVGARHFVDATVQVPRTYPIDRIDGIKRKAQDAVTGALYDADLTFTAVPVARDNESVRERIMVIARNSGLAIHHVTVHDLGGKLTVSIDLEVDGDMPLNEAHDIAHGLEHAIRDEFGADVEVDTHIEPLEPELPHGTDAAISRVETIQQALSRFAAESGAIHDVHNVRVRDTDAGEIVNFHCRAVPSMSVIAVHEKVDEIERALRRAFPSVKRVISHAEPAR comes from the coding sequence ATGAGCGCAGTCAAGCAACGGGTCGCCGTCATTTCGATTGCCGCCAGCGCCAGCATGGCCGCGGTCAAATTCGCCGTGGGCGTCGCCATCGGCAGTATCGCGCTGATCTCGGAAGCGCTGCACTCATCGGTCGATCTGATCGCCACCGTCGTGACATGGATCGTGGTGCGGGTATCGGACAAACCTGCCGACGCAGAACATCACTACGGCCACGGCAAGCTCGAAAGCCTCTCGGCGCTCGGCGTCATCGCCCTGCTCTACATTCTGGCCGGCGGCATCGTGGTCGAATCCTACAGTCGCCTGCGCGAAGGCGTGGCGCCGCCGACATTGACCGCTTTGCCGTTCGTTGTGCTGGTGGTGGACATCGTGGTGAACTTCTGGCGCGCCCGGGCGCTCCATCGTACGGCGATGGAAACCAAGAGCCAGGCGCTGGAAGCCGACGCGCTGCACTTCGCCTCGGATGTGCTGGGCTCGTTCGCCGTCATCATCGGCCTCGGCCTTGCGGCATTCGGCTATGCTTGGGGCGATGCCGGTGCGGCGATCGCGGTGGCAGTGCTGATTTCAATTCTGGGATTGCGGCTGGGAAAAACGACCATCGAGACGCTGCTGGATCGCGCGCCCGAAGGCGCCTCCGAGAAGGCCGAAGCGGCCATCCGCGCCATTCCCGGCGTCGTCGATGTGGAGCGGCTGCGGGTGCGCATGGTCGGCGCCCGGCACTTCGTCGATGCGACGGTGCAGGTGCCCCGCACCTACCCCATCGACCGTATCGATGGCATCAAGCGCAAGGCGCAGGACGCCGTGACCGGCGCGCTTTACGACGCCGATCTGACGTTTACAGCCGTCCCGGTGGCGCGCGACAACGAAAGCGTGCGCGAGCGAATCATGGTGATCGCCCGCAACTCGGGTCTGGCGATCCATCATGTCACCGTGCATGACCTCGGCGGGAAGCTGACCGTCAGCATCGACCTCGAGGTCGACGGCGACATGCCGCTGAACGAGGCCCATGACATCGCGCACGGGCTCGAACACGCCATCCGCGATGAATTCGGCGCCGACGTCGAGGTCGATACCCACATCGAGCCGCTCGAGCCCGAGCTGCCGCACGGCACCGACGCCGCCATAAGCCGCGTCGAGACTATCCAGCAGGCCCTGTCGCGCTTCGCGGCCGAGAGCGGGGCGATTCACGACGTCCACAATGTGCGGGTGCGCGACACCGACGCCGGCGAAATCGTCAATTTCCACTGCCGCGCGGTGCCGTCGATGAGTGTGATCGCGGTTCACGAGAAGGTCGACGAAATCGAGCGCGCCCTGCGCCGCGCGTTTCCGTCCGTGAAGCGCGTCATCAGCCACGCCGAGCCCGCGCGCTAG
- a CDS encoding GntR family transcriptional regulator has translation MAPLLRAPTSRGDDDSERKFAARTIPDQVADELGAEIVAGRRKAGERLVELDLARDFGVSRGPIREAIRILERRRLVELLPRRGAYVRPLSLKSIADLFNVRMALSLLAVRAMATSPIESYVETLARRCAELDELVETGDPMAFARVTTRAVKTVARGSGNELLVELLTDLANQTVWTTIWKSPLDYQTPDLRRAAADLMVTTLEAIKRRDPIAAVASHGRLLEGDRDRALASLSQLRGEAFDLRAISQPDARPAPDDIVRVG, from the coding sequence GTGGCACCACTCCTGCGAGCACCAACGAGCCGAGGCGACGACGATTCCGAGAGAAAGTTCGCTGCGCGGACGATCCCCGATCAGGTCGCCGACGAACTCGGCGCCGAGATTGTCGCCGGCCGCCGCAAGGCCGGGGAACGCCTGGTCGAGCTAGACCTTGCGCGAGACTTTGGCGTGAGCCGGGGCCCGATCCGCGAGGCCATCCGCATTCTCGAACGCCGTCGCCTCGTCGAGTTGCTGCCGCGGCGCGGCGCTTATGTGCGGCCGCTCTCGCTGAAATCGATCGCCGACCTGTTCAACGTGCGCATGGCGCTTTCGCTGCTGGCGGTTCGCGCGATGGCGACGTCTCCTATCGAAAGCTATGTCGAAACACTAGCACGGCGCTGCGCGGAATTAGACGAACTGGTCGAGACCGGCGATCCGATGGCCTTCGCGCGCGTCACGACACGCGCGGTCAAAACCGTCGCGCGCGGCTCGGGCAACGAACTTCTGGTGGAGTTGCTTACCGACCTCGCCAATCAAACGGTCTGGACGACGATCTGGAAGTCGCCGCTCGACTATCAAACACCCGATCTCCGCCGCGCCGCTGCCGACTTGATGGTTACGACTCTCGAAGCGATCAAACGCAGGGACCCTATCGCAGCAGTGGCCAGTCATGGACGGTTGCTTGAGGGAGACCGCGACCGTGCGTTGGCATCGCTGTCCCAGTTGCGGGGAGAGGCGTTCGACCTCCGTGCAATTTCACAGCCGGACGCGCGCCCTGCCCCTGATGACATCGTGCGGGTTGGCTGA